Proteins encoded within one genomic window of Lasioglossum baleicum unplaced genomic scaffold, iyLasBale1 scaffold0059, whole genome shotgun sequence:
- the LOC143219701 gene encoding histone-lysine N-methyltransferase SETMAR-like, which produces MYGQFAVGRTEMGDAPRSGRPPVQLDDNRLLSVVKQSPHLSLKALSQLFAVSTTTISERLRRLNYSKLRTIGYVFTPTDESRDLRVENCVELLLRNQRDSTFLSRIITCDERWLVYEDPRPPAFWSPRNPSNRVNPAPTTPLPQLRQQKRVRSKITKKVRKPKKPLLLQDMAQPHISSIARASYQEGGVKVLPHPPHSPDLSPCDYSLFRGFDNITGSIAFAIPFGLELRSNNGYLAYGVHGLSPREPQEKFVDTFLYYHIVLSPQTFLVPKVHMSFVCTLARTSSKDIYA; this is translated from the exons ATGTATGGTCAGTTTGCCGTAGGACGGACCGAGATGGGAGATGCCCCTAGGAGCGGCCGCCCTCCTGTTCAGCTCGATGATAATCGTCTCCTGTCAGTAGTTAAACAGTCACCACATTTGAGTCTAAAGGCTCTTTCTCAGCTATTCGCTGTTAGCACTACAACAATTTCGGAGCGTTTACGCCGTCTAAATTATAGTAAACTTCGTACTATCGGGTACGTTTTTACCCCTACCGATGAGAGTCGTGATCTGCGCGTCGAGAACTGCGTTGAGCTCCTCTTACGCAATCAACGGGACTCCACCTTTCTGAGCCGAATAATTACATGCGACGAGAGATGGTTGGTTTACGAGGACCCTCGCCCACCTGCGTTTTGGTCGCCTCGTAACCCTTCCAATAGAGTGAATCCCGCTCCCACTACTCCTCTACCCCAATTGCGCCAGCAG AAGCGTGTCCGATCCAAAATAACTAAAAAAGTCAGAAAACCTAAAAAGCCTCTGTTATTACAAGATATGGCACAGCCACATATTTCTTCTATCGCACGGGCGAGCTATCAGGAGGGCGGGGTGAAGGTTTTACCCCACCCACCTCACTCTCCTGATCTCTCGCCCTGTGACTATTCGCTATTTCGCGGCTTCGATAA CATAACTGGGTCTATAGCCTTCGCTATTCCTTTCGGACTGGAACTCCGGTCTAATAACGGCTACCTCGCTTACGGAGTCCACGGACTTTCCCCACGGGAACCGCAAGAAAAGTTCGTGGACACCTTCTTATATTACCATATAGTGCTCAGTCCCCAGACTTTCCTG GTTCCCAAG GTTCACATGTCTTTTGTCTGCACCCTCGCTCGGACATCATCTAAGGATATCTATGCTTAG
- the LOC143219700 gene encoding uncharacterized protein LOC143219700 has protein sequence MGLARVASAYKTVPVDTLCVLTGIPPWDLKAEERKLLFNLENRIMNFRHETSVRDRMTLTRRRRQWTEDESEEDEEEVRTTLEEYIDWRNIQGDLATGEDETTERKKIKKELKEAAKKRALVKWQEKWDGATVGRITHEIIPNIQEWTDRNHGDLDFYVTQALTGHGVFNTFRQRIGRTQNAACWYHPGVVDDPEHTFVLCQQWEEERCRLLDTLGSIERELSMKKIVKEMLRNDRNWRSARGFFKAILEKKEKEERKREKESREEEEQEERS, from the coding sequence ATGGGTCTCGCAAGGGTAGCATCCGCGTACAAGACGGTCCCAGTGGACACGCTCTGTGTCCTGACAGGAATCCCGCCCTGGGACTTGAAAGCGGAGGAGAGAAAGCTTCTGTTTAACTTGGAAAATCGTATCATGAACTTTCGGCACGAGACGTCTGTAAGGGATAGAATGACGttgacaagaagaagaagacagtGGACAGAGGATGAAAgtgaagaagatgaggaggagGTAAGAACAACACTAGAGGAATACATCGACTGGAGGAACATCCAAGGAGACCTGGCGACAGGAGAAGATGAAACAACAGAGaggaagaaaattaaaaaggaGCTTAAAGAGGCGGCGAAGAAGAGAGCATTAGTGAAATGGCAGGAGAAATGGGATGGGGCCACAGTCGGAAGGATAACACACGAAATCATCCCAAACATTCAAGAGTGGACAGACCGAAACCACGGAGACTTAGATTTTTATGTAACTCAAGCACTTACGGGTCATGGTGTATTTAATACTTTCAGACAAAGAATCGGAAGGACACAAAATGCAGCATGCTGGTACCACCCAGGAGTTGTTGATGACCCGGAGCACACGTTTGTGCTGTGCCAACAATGGGAAGAGGAGAGATGCAGACTGTTGGATACACTGGGATCAATAGAAAGAGAACTTTCaatgaaaaaaatagtaaaggaAATGCTCCGCAACGATAGAAATTGGAGATCAGCGAGGGGATTCTTTAAAGCTATTCtagagaaaaaagagaaagaagaaagaaaaagagagaaggaaAGCAGAGAAGAAGAGGAGCAGGAAGAAAGAAGCTAA